A stretch of Flavobacteriales bacterium DNA encodes these proteins:
- a CDS encoding VCBS repeat-containing protein: MNGRKLLVAAVVASLPGLLQAQLSFTNSTPLMGASVSGGCMGVTDMNGDGLDDIVKLDNARVLKVDYQNANGTFTSVNYGNMSASGQWGFAAADIDNDGHKDVVSGGSYDGVHYRRITGVGQSTISDLNNGSLFTQCVNIADINNDGHNDYWACHDDGAPRQWLNNGTGNLSYADIIDYTTNPTSDMSGNYGSVWTDFDNDGDLDLYIAHCRQGVNDPNDPRRWNRLFVNDGSNNYTDQAEDYGVQIRYQSWTADFGDIDNDGDFDMVVTNHDNDIQLFENDGTGHFTDISAGSGLEFGGFMLQSKFADFDNDGFIDILIAGGVEYYFKNDGDGTFTRITNLLPSSKALHSFATGDLNNDGFVDVFANYGSNYITPDNNNPDRLWLNDGNDNHWFGVRLQGTVSNRDAVGARITITGPWGTQIREVRSGESYGMVTTFAGMFGLGAHTVIPTLTVRWPAGGTETFTNIAADQYITIVENTCISPVATITPIGNPVLCGNGDSVVLEANAGFEYTWSTGASTQSIDVTAPGNYSVVIDDGSGCTGTTSFFVQQSPDETPTVTADGPTTICQGGAVQLTSSVANGYSWSNGATTQQASITQSGTYTVTITGTCGEFTSAPIEVEVLAAPMPVAEDVILSGPGSASLEAIGDNIQWFAENAGGPAIATGNTFITPFLNSTTTYYASATTIHGGGEWFGGPVDRLTTAAPGAYHTNSDNYPVFTASEAFTIVSVKVYANGAGNRTVALIDRADGSTIASQVINIPDGESRIDLNYSVPGPGEYGLRCVGGNPQLWRDGNGSNPTYPYALGTVGAITTSSVTGANALNFYYFFYDWEVEAEGVACESLRDPATVEIGVGIAEAGAAQLGVFPNPAHESVTVVANGLAGITGYELVDVTGRIALSLGTSTTGTLTLSLQGIAPGEYVVRVRHADGSSHQRIVVQ; encoded by the coding sequence ATGAACGGACGAAAACTACTCGTGGCTGCAGTTGTCGCTTCACTGCCAGGCCTGTTGCAAGCGCAGCTCTCCTTCACCAACAGCACCCCCCTGATGGGCGCCAGCGTGAGCGGCGGCTGCATGGGCGTGACTGACATGAACGGCGACGGGCTCGACGACATCGTGAAGCTCGACAACGCGCGCGTGCTCAAGGTCGATTACCAGAACGCCAACGGGACCTTCACCTCGGTGAACTACGGCAACATGAGCGCCAGCGGCCAATGGGGCTTCGCGGCGGCTGATATCGACAATGATGGCCACAAGGACGTGGTGAGCGGCGGGAGCTATGACGGCGTTCACTACCGCCGCATCACCGGCGTTGGCCAGAGCACGATCAGCGACCTTAACAATGGCAGCCTCTTCACGCAATGCGTGAACATCGCCGACATCAACAACGACGGCCATAACGACTACTGGGCCTGCCATGACGACGGCGCTCCACGTCAGTGGCTCAACAACGGCACCGGCAATCTCTCCTACGCCGATATCATCGACTATACCACCAACCCGACCAGCGACATGAGCGGGAACTACGGCAGCGTGTGGACCGACTTCGACAATGACGGCGACCTCGACCTCTACATCGCGCACTGCCGCCAGGGCGTGAACGACCCCAACGATCCCCGCCGCTGGAACCGCCTCTTCGTGAACGACGGCAGCAACAACTACACGGATCAGGCGGAGGACTACGGTGTGCAGATCCGCTACCAGAGCTGGACGGCCGATTTCGGCGACATCGACAACGATGGCGACTTCGACATGGTTGTGACCAACCACGACAACGATATCCAGCTATTCGAGAACGACGGAACCGGCCACTTCACCGATATCAGTGCAGGCAGCGGCCTGGAGTTCGGCGGCTTCATGCTCCAGAGCAAGTTCGCAGATTTCGACAACGATGGCTTCATTGACATCCTGATCGCTGGCGGCGTGGAGTACTACTTCAAGAACGACGGCGACGGCACCTTCACCCGTATCACCAACCTGCTGCCCAGCAGCAAGGCGCTGCACAGCTTCGCGACCGGCGACCTGAACAACGATGGCTTCGTGGACGTCTTCGCCAACTACGGTTCCAATTACATCACCCCTGACAACAACAACCCGGACCGCCTCTGGCTGAACGACGGCAACGACAATCACTGGTTCGGCGTGCGCCTGCAAGGCACCGTGAGCAACCGCGACGCCGTGGGGGCCCGCATCACCATCACCGGCCCATGGGGCACGCAGATCCGTGAGGTGCGCTCGGGTGAGAGCTACGGCATGGTCACCACCTTCGCTGGCATGTTCGGCCTAGGTGCGCATACCGTGATCCCCACCCTCACTGTTCGTTGGCCCGCTGGCGGCACCGAGACCTTCACCAACATCGCCGCAGACCAGTACATCACGATCGTCGAGAACACCTGCATCAGCCCGGTTGCGACGATCACGCCCATCGGCAATCCTGTCCTTTGCGGCAATGGCGATAGCGTGGTGCTGGAGGCGAATGCCGGCTTCGAGTACACCTGGAGCACCGGCGCCAGCACCCAGTCCATCGACGTGACCGCGCCGGGGAACTACTCGGTGGTGATCGACGATGGCAGCGGCTGCACCGGTACCACCAGCTTCTTCGTGCAACAGAGCCCCGACGAGACCCCAACCGTTACTGCCGATGGGCCTACCACCATCTGCCAGGGCGGCGCGGTTCAGCTGACGAGCTCAGTCGCCAACGGATACAGCTGGAGCAATGGCGCCACCACCCAGCAGGCGAGCATTACCCAGTCCGGCACTTACACGGTGACCATTACGGGCACCTGCGGCGAATTCACCAGCGCGCCCATTGAGGTCGAAGTGCTTGCCGCACCGATGCCGGTGGCTGAAGACGTGATCCTCTCCGGTCCTGGATCAGCGAGCTTGGAGGCGATCGGGGATAACATCCAATGGTTCGCGGAGAACGCTGGCGGCCCTGCTATCGCCACTGGAAACACGTTCATCACCCCCTTCTTGAACTCCACGACCACTTATTACGCCAGCGCCACCACCATCCATGGCGGCGGTGAATGGTTCGGAGGGCCGGTTGACAGGCTCACCACCGCAGCGCCCGGCGCGTACCACACCAATAGCGACAACTACCCGGTGTTCACTGCCTCGGAGGCCTTCACCATCGTGAGCGTGAAAGTGTACGCCAACGGCGCCGGCAACCGTACCGTGGCGCTCATCGACCGTGCGGATGGCAGCACCATTGCCAGCCAGGTGATCAACATCCCCGATGGCGAGAGCCGCATCGACTTGAACTACTCCGTGCCCGGCCCTGGCGAATATGGCCTGCGTTGCGTGGGCGGCAACCCGCAGCTCTGGCGTGACGGCAATGGCAGCAACCCCACCTACCCCTATGCCTTGGGCACCGTGGGCGCCATCACTACCAGCAGCGTAACGGGCGCCAATGCGCTCAACTTCTACTACTTCTTCTACGATTGGGAAGTGGAGGCCGAAGGCGTAGCCTGCGAAAGCTTGCGCGACCCTGCGACCGTGGAGATCGGCGTGGGCATCGCCGAAGCAGGCGCGGCTCAGTTAGGCGTGTTCCCTAACCCGGCACATGAGTCGGTCACGGTTGTGGCCAACGGCCTGGCTGGAATCACCGGCTACGAACTGGTGGATGTGACCGGTCGCATCGCGCTCAGCTTGGGAACGAGCACCACGGGTACCCTGACGCTCAGCTTGCAAGGCATCGCGCCGGGCGAATACGTGGTGCGTGTTCGCCATGCCGATGGCAGCAGCCATCAGCGCATCGTGGTGCAATAA
- a CDS encoding ThiF family adenylyltransferase produces the protein MKGMATARIAIIGAGALGSELLHRLRGLPIEAISVFDGDRVEAGNLVRQRFYALQDVGLLKADALRARLGSILSRAKVESEPRFIDAGNATDSLRGHDLIADCTDDLHARDLLDRACSALGIPLVSGALHRDQGQMLLLHARGERSELSRADVFDGRIGPAQDGCDMQQVPMDAVEAVAERMSGTITSLLRGERMVNGSLDLYDGGERRWITFKPELTC, from the coding sequence ATGAAGGGCATGGCCACCGCTCGCATCGCGATCATCGGTGCTGGCGCGCTCGGGAGTGAGCTGCTTCACCGTCTGCGTGGTCTGCCCATTGAAGCCATCTCCGTATTCGATGGAGATCGCGTTGAAGCCGGCAACCTCGTCAGGCAACGGTTCTATGCCCTGCAGGATGTCGGTTTGCTCAAGGCAGATGCGTTACGGGCGAGGCTCGGATCCATCCTGTCTCGTGCAAAGGTTGAATCAGAACCACGGTTCATCGATGCCGGGAATGCCACGGATTCGTTGAGAGGACACGATTTGATCGCGGACTGCACGGATGACCTCCACGCAAGGGATCTTCTTGATCGGGCATGTTCAGCGTTGGGGATCCCATTGGTCAGCGGCGCGCTGCACCGCGATCAAGGCCAGATGCTGTTGCTGCACGCTCGCGGTGAAAGAAGCGAGCTATCGCGTGCCGATGTCTTCGATGGGCGCATCGGTCCGGCTCAGGATGGCTGCGATATGCAACAGGTGCCGATGGACGCGGTCGAAGCCGTTGCTGAGCGCATGAGCGGGACCATCACATCGCTGCTTCGGGGGGAACGAATGGTCAATGGGTCGCTCGACCTGTATGATGGCGGTGAAAGGCGTTGGATCACTTTCAAGCCCGAGTTGACATGCTGA
- a CDS encoding molybdopterin molybdotransferase MoeA, which yields MLTVEEAQRICMANAPAMPAEFRRLEHAIGACLAQDAFAADDYPRMDVSAVDGYAVSDPSGPWTRIGSIAAGQVLGRSLGAGECARIFTGAAVPEGTHGIVMQERVGTGGGAQSIRALTEVLPGTNIRRRGESFRSGELLVAKGERMNAAAVGLLACGGLDEVMVVTEPIVSIVRTGSEFIEPGEDHAGLIHSSNERMLVAAIRSAWFHTEEPPFTASDDPAEIRAVLEAALADSDAVITTGGVSVGDHDSIRQVLDSMGASIHFHGVRQKPGKPMLFATIKGKPVFALPGNPRAVLVCWHAYVLPFLRSMQGALYPFAGREQLPLERPIELKGDRAEFRAARICNGLVELLPEEGSHMLTTLVHADALAYFPESVQGMAQGERVQLIPLR from the coding sequence ATGCTGACCGTGGAGGAGGCTCAGCGGATCTGCATGGCGAATGCGCCTGCGATGCCTGCAGAGTTCCGGAGGCTGGAGCATGCCATTGGCGCTTGCCTCGCCCAAGATGCTTTCGCAGCGGACGATTACCCGCGCATGGATGTGAGCGCTGTTGATGGTTACGCTGTGTCGGACCCAAGTGGACCATGGACACGCATTGGGAGCATTGCCGCTGGACAGGTGCTTGGCCGATCGCTCGGAGCGGGTGAGTGCGCGCGGATCTTCACGGGTGCAGCGGTGCCCGAAGGCACGCATGGCATTGTGATGCAGGAGCGCGTTGGAACGGGCGGTGGAGCCCAATCCATCCGTGCGCTCACAGAGGTGCTCCCTGGCACCAACATCCGCAGGCGCGGCGAGTCGTTCCGCTCAGGTGAGCTGCTCGTGGCCAAGGGCGAACGCATGAACGCCGCTGCAGTGGGTCTGCTGGCCTGCGGGGGGCTCGACGAAGTGATGGTGGTCACGGAGCCGATCGTATCGATCGTGCGCACCGGCAGTGAGTTCATTGAGCCGGGCGAGGACCATGCTGGCTTGATCCACTCCAGCAATGAGCGCATGCTGGTGGCAGCCATCAGGTCGGCCTGGTTCCATACGGAGGAGCCGCCCTTCACCGCGAGCGACGACCCGGCGGAGATCCGCGCCGTACTGGAAGCAGCGCTGGCGGATAGTGATGCGGTGATCACCACAGGCGGCGTCTCCGTCGGTGATCACGATTCCATCCGTCAGGTCTTGGACAGCATGGGAGCCAGCATCCACTTCCATGGCGTAAGGCAGAAGCCAGGCAAGCCCATGCTCTTCGCTACGATCAAGGGCAAGCCGGTGTTCGCGCTGCCCGGCAATCCGCGCGCTGTGCTGGTCTGCTGGCACGCGTATGTGCTCCCCTTCCTGCGCAGCATGCAAGGTGCCCTGTACCCCTTTGCAGGCAGGGAGCAGCTGCCGCTTGAACGGCCGATCGAATTGAAGGGCGACCGCGCCGAGTTCCGTGCTGCGCGCATATGCAATGGGTTGGTGGAGCTCCTGCCCGAGGAGGGCTCGCACATGCTCACCACGCTGGTGCATGCTGATGCGCTC